The following proteins are encoded in a genomic region of Oryza brachyantha chromosome 11, ObraRS2, whole genome shotgun sequence:
- the LOC102709317 gene encoding probable serine/threonine-protein kinase PBL28, which yields MEMVFVWMIIMVTSIGFGKGDEDFVADGDYIKIKRSTFAVLVVFAVMVIALTITLTRYLSRNSKADETIDSTRSSQDNKVHGEVINRWSGLYKFSKGEIEKAINYASSKICLGSGSAGQVFQGVLPSGQLVAIKHIHKSAMSGSFMREVEGLSKVRHPNLVCLFGYCDDEGDQYLVYEYCANGNLAQNLLRSDSVLSWPTRVKILRDCASVLRFLHTHPDGCIVHRDIKLTNILLTESMEPKLSDFGLAKMLQMEETKVFTDVRGTIGYMDPEYITHSKLTCASDIYSFGVVALQLLSGRKVIELDTVARDSLTKKAKDVVNGKKPLDEFIDPRVREEVNIEDFVLILKIAVLCVAHSSVGRPTIKDIFEEMDKALSNTNSKAGTARTEINPSNIVQYTMGLDIV from the exons ATGGAGATGGTGTTTGTATGGATGATTATTATGGTGACCTCAATTGGTTTTGGCAAGGGCGATGAAGATTTTGTTGCAG ATGGTGATTACATCAAGATCAAAC GTAGCACATTTGCAGTGCTCGTAGTTTTCGCAGTTATGGTGATTGCCCTTACCATTACACTCACGAGATACCTGAGTAGAAACAGCAAAGCTGACGAAACCATTGACTCAACAAGATCTTCTCAAG ACAATAAGGTTCATGGGGAGGTGATCAACAGGTGGTCAGGGCTGTACAAGTTCAGCAAGGGTGAGATCGAGAAGGCGATAAATTACGCGAGCAGCAAGATTTGCCTCGGCTCCGGTAGCGCAGGCCAGGTGTTCCAGGGTGTGCTACCGAGCGGTCAGCTTGTCGCGATCAAGCATATCCACAAGTCAGCAATGTCGGGGTCCTTCATGAGGGAGGTGGAAGGCCTGTCCAAGGTGAGGCACCCCAATCTGGTCTGCCTCTTTGGCTACTGTGATGATGAGGGTGACCAGTACCTGGTGTATGAGTACTGTGCCAATGGCAACCTGGCTCAGAACCTTCTAA GGAGTGACTCTGTGCTGTCCTGGCCAACAAGAGTCAAGATTCTGAGGGATTGTGCGTCTGTCTTGAGGTTTCTTCACACACACCCAGATGGATGCATTGTGCATAGAGATATTAAG CTCACTAACATCTTACTGACAGAGAGCATGGAGCCTAAGCTATCTGATTTTGGGCTGGCCAAGATGTTGCAAATGGAGGAGACTAAGGTCTTCACAGATGTGAGAGGGACCATTGGCTACATGGATCCAGAGTACATCACACATTCCAAGCTCACTTGTGCCAGTGACATCTACAGCTTCGGTGTGGTTGCACTGCAGCTTCTGTCAGGAAGGAAGGTCATTGAACTCGACACTGTTGCCCGGGATTCCCTTACAAAGAAG GCCAAGGACGTGGTGAATGGGAAAAAACCATTGGACGAGTTCATAGATCCCCGTGTCAGAGAGGAGGTTAACATCGAAGATTTCGTGTTGATTCTAAAAATCGCTGTCCTCTGCGTGGCGCATTCCAGCGTAGGGCGTCCAACAATAAAGGATATTTTCGAGGAGATGGACAAAGCATTGAGCAATACGAACTCAAAG GCTGGTACGGCTAGGACAGAAATTAATCCGTCAAATATAGTCCAATATACGATGGGGCTCGACATCGTATGA
- the LOC102703254 gene encoding RNA polymerase sigma factor sigB, with protein sequence MACLAPHFQWAPCPHAHHHRHPHNPSSSSTSAPSPSSSSSSRCSSTRCNPFRVHCAVAATSAAAPVVVEAAGAGMRLAYASRDAATALQKTIQSALASEALLNEEAVVTAAAAEAVALARAAAEAAQEVVRMVQNNKKEPKARPKKAAVNYLAKEILCTEMKPYSLDKYSDGILSEEIYSYGILSDDAELDSDNQDIPSIAVKSARQTERKARRTRAAIKAATAVRTPQKPSSSSKKKRSKGPSSGTNPLSSLWKMTGRRLLTAKEEVEFSEGIQDLLKLEAIQAELAEYNGGQPTFSQWATAAGIDERTLRKRLDHGIYCKNRMVTSNVRLVISIAREFEGPGMELYDLIQEGMQGLIRGAEKFDASKGFRFSTYSHWWIKQAMRKSVSEQSQIFRLPAHMVEASYRVKECMKRLRRKLKRRPTNEEIAEDTGMPIKRVEAAVNLPKYSVSLDSKIGSTDMTYQEVTADPTAETAEEMLNRLSMKRDVHKALDTLSARERQVVTLRFGLDDGRIRTLQEIGNTMGVSRERIRQIESAAFRKLRSKKRVNALKDYLVPVGNW encoded by the exons atGGCGTGCCTCGCGCCCCACTTCCAGTGGGCGCCCTGCCCCCACgcgcaccaccaccgccacccccaCAACCCGTCGTCTTCTTCCACGTCGGcaccctccccctcctcctcctcctcctccaggtgCTCCTCCACCCGCTGCAACCCCTTCCGCGTCCACTgcgcggtcgccgccacctccgccgctgcgCCCGTCGTCGTagaagcggccggcgcggggatGCGGCTCGCGTACGCCTCCCGGGACGCCGCGACGGCTCTCCAG AAAACAATTCAATCGGCCCTGGCATCAGAAGCACTTCTAAATGAAGAGGCTGTTGTaactgctgcagcagcagaggCAGTTGCCCTTGCTAGAGCAGCTGCTGAAGCTGCACAGGAAGTTGTTCGTATGgtacaaaataacaaaaaagaacCTAAGGCCAGACCAAAAAAAGCTGCGGTCAACTATTTGGCAAAAGAAATCCTTTGCACGGAAATGAAACCATACAGTCTTGATAAATATAGTGATGGCATTTTGTCAGAGGAGATATATTCTTATGGCATCTTGAGTGATGATGCTGAACTAGACAGTGATAATCAGGACATCCCTAGTATAGCTGTGAAGTCTGCTCGTCAAACTGAGAGAAAAGCTCGGAGAACAAGGGCAGCAATAAAGGCTGCTACTGCTGTCCGTACTCCACAAAAACCTTCATCATCCTCAAAGAAGAAGCGGTCAAAAGGTCCCTCTTCTGGCACGAATCCTTTAAGTTCCTTGTGGAAGATGACTGGTCGTAGACTTCTTACAGCAAAGGAAGAGGTTGAGTTCTCAGAAGGTATTCAG GACCTCTTGAAGCTAGAAGCAATCCAAGCTGAGCTTGCAGAGTACAATGGTGGCCAGCCAACCTTCTCTCAGTGGGCTACAGCAGCTGGAATTGATGAGCGAACTTTGAGGAAGCGTTTAGATCATGGTATTTATTGCAAGAATAGAATGGTAACGTCCAATGTGCGGCTTGTAATCTCTATTGCCAGAGAGTTTGAAGGTCCAGGAATGGAACTTTATGATCTTATTCAG GAAGGAATGCAGGGCCTTATAAGGGGTGCTGAAAAATTTGATGCATCGAAGGGTTTTAGGTTCTCGACATATTCACACTGGTGGATCAAACAAGCAATGCGTAAATCTGTCTCAGAGCAATCACAAATATTTCGCTTGCCA GCTCACATGGTTGAAGCAAGCTATCGTGTGAAAGAGTGCATGAAACGACTTCGTCGAAAGCTTAAAAGGCGACCCACTAATGAAGAAATAGCAGAAGACACTGGTATGCCGATCAAACGAGTCGAGGCAGCAGTGAACCTTCCAAAATATTCTGTATCCCTTGATAGTAAAATTGGTAGCACAGACATGACTTACCAG GAAGTCACAGCTGATCCCACCGCAGAGACAGCAGAAGAGATGCTGAACAGATTATCAATGAAACGGGACGTACACAAGGCACTGGACACTCTGAGCGCCCGTGAGAGGCAGGTGGTGACACTTCGTTTTGGGCTCGATGATGGCAGGATAAGAACCCTGCAGGAGATTGGCAACACCATGGGTGTGAGCAGGGAGAGGATCCGGCAAATCGAGTCGGCCGCATTTCGGAAACTGAGGAGCAAGAAGAGAGTGAATGCACTGAAGGACTATCTGGTACCAGTAGGCAATTGGTGA
- the LOC107305273 gene encoding uncharacterized protein LOC107305273: MQFMKPLLLAVAVVVVAAAAVDAGVGGSGVGVFKAAEVQTLTLPLRRVADVEDVVSFVEEEEQAAAYPRRRVLYDARYASYNGLAENKAACYGSCPGRGQPYSGRGCQSIYQCNGG; this comes from the coding sequence ATGCAATTCATGAagccgctcctcctcgccgttgccgtcgtcgtcgtcgctgcggcggcggtagacgccggcgtcggcggcagcggcgttGGCGTGTTCAAGGCTGCGGAAGTGCAAACGCTAACGCTGCCGCTGCGGCGGGTGGCCGACGTGGAGGACGTGGTGAGCttcgtcgaggaggaggagcaggcggcggcgtacCCGCGGAGGAGGGTGCTCTACGACGCCCGGTACGCCAGCTACAACGGGCTCGCGGAGAACAAGGCGGCGTGCTACGGCTCCTGCCCCGGCAGGGGCCAGCCGTACAGCGGCCGCGGCTGCCAGAGCATCTACCAGTGCAACGGCGGCTGA